A single Triticum dicoccoides isolate Atlit2015 ecotype Zavitan chromosome 2A, WEW_v2.0, whole genome shotgun sequence DNA region contains:
- the LOC119359107 gene encoding dirigent protein 5-like, which yields MQGLAPSSKLSLTVVVVVLLLGMAGAAHGLTRVVSSSPDEPCMNMTLYYHDILYNGNNTANATTAAATKPTALATTYWKNSTYFGALMVFNDPMTVGKALPLAGEEPAARAQGFYFYDKQESLTSWFGFSIVFNSTAHKGTLNLVGADLMGDATRDFSVVGGTGDFFMARGVTTIRTDAIEGLYYFRLQMDIKLYECYL from the coding sequence ATGCAAGGCCTCGCGCCATCTTCCAAGCTGTCTCTGACCGTCGTGGTCGTGGTGCTTCTCCTCGGCATGGCGGGCGCCGCCCACGGCCTGACGAGGGTCGTCTCCAGCAGCCCCGACGAGCCGTGCATGAACATGACGCTCTACTACCACGACATCCTCTACAACGGCAACAACACGGCCAacgcgacgacggcggcggccaccAAGCCGACGGCGCTGGCCACGACCTACTGGAAGAACAGCACCTACTTCGGCGCGCTGATGGTGTTCAACGACCCCATGACGGTGGGGAAGGCGCTGCCCCTGGCCGGGGAGGAGCCGGCGGCGCGCGCGCAGGGGTTCTACTTCTACGACAAGCAGGAGTCGCTGACCTCCTGGTTCGGCTTCTCCATCGTGTTCAACTCGACGGCGCACAAGGGCACGCTCAACCTCGTCGGCGCCGACCTCATGGGCGACGCCACGCGGGACTTCTCCGTCGTCGGCGGCACCGGCGACTTCTTCATGGCGCGCGGCGTCACAACCATCCGCACTGACGCCATCGAGGGCCTCTACTACTTCCGCCTGCAGATGGACATCAAGCTCTACGAGTGCTACCTCTGA